A region of the Myxococcus guangdongensis genome:
CAGGTCCAGGTACTTCTTGAACATGCGGTCCTCGGTGGTCGCCGTCGTCACCTCGTTCAGGTGCACCGGCGCCGCCCACTCCTCGCAGTACACCTCGGCGTAGGTCAGCCGGACCTCGTGGCCCTCCTCCTTCGCCTCGAACGTCACCGGCGGGAAGTACCGCTCCACGTGCGCCTGCTCCTCGTCGTTGGACGGCGCGTACCGGTAGGCCAACGCCACGTCGTGCGCCTTCGAGAAGCGCGACTCGTACGCCCCCCACAACCGCGCCTCGATGCCATCCGCGTCCTCGAACGCCTCCGCCCACGAGGACGTCACCGGCTCCACGAGCATGCTCCCCATGTCGTCCGGCGACAGCTTCACATTCACGTTCTCCAACCGCGCCGACAGCGGCGGGTGCGAGTCGAACGGATGCGGCGTCACCGAGCCGTGCAAATCCCCCTGCAGCGCCTCCGACTGCGCGTACTCGGCGAAGCCATGCGCCACCCGCTGCGCGATCGCCACGCTCTGGTGCTGCTCGTCGCGGTTGAACAAGGCCGCCTCCACGCGGTCCCGGAAGTTGGCGTACGCGCCCACCTTCACCAACGAGTGCGCCACGTCCCGCCCCGAAGTCACGCTCGCCGCCAGCCGATCCGCCGCCAGCTCGCTCGCGCGCCGGCTGCGGCCCAACGACAGCTCGAACAGGCCCCGGTAGGACAACATGAAGTAGTAGATGGGCTTGGTCAGCCCCCCCTCGTGGAGCGCCTCCAGGTACTGGCCGAACCGCGCCAGCATCGGCGCCAGCCGCTTGCCGTGGCCCGTGTCGCCGCCCAGCAGGTGCCCCATCTCGTGCGCCAGCACCGCCTCCGCCTCGCGCCGCTCCAACAACCGCAGCAGCGCCAGGCTCACGTACAACGTGCGCCCCTTGAGCGTCCGCTCTCCCACGCGGATGTCGCTCTCCGTGACGAAGAAGTTCGCGTCGATGCCCGCCAGCAGGTGGTCCGGCGGCGGCGTCTGCAGCCGCTGACACAGCTTGCGCACGTGCGCCCAGAGCTCCGGCGCCTTCGACTCCTCGACGACCTCCGCCTCCACCTCGAAGTCCATCGGCGGACGACGGAAGATGGCCACCACCACCATGAACGCCGCCGCCGCCGCCATCAGCCCCACCGCGCCGATGAGCTTCACCGAGTAGCGCTGCGTCAGCACCGCCGTCACCCAGTACGACAGCCACACCGCCAGCGCCCCCTGGCCGATGACCTGGACCGCGCTCGCGAGCCGCAACAGGTTCCAGCCCACCACGAAGCTCAGGTACTGGAGGGGCCGGGAGATGAACGCCGCCAACCCGCACAACAGGGCCACCAACGCGGAGGCGAGCCCCAACAGCACCAGGCCCCACGTCCCGCGGTACGCCCAGCCGAACTGCTTCGCGTCCGTGCACCCGTCACCGAAGCTGGCGCGGAAGCCCGCTCGCTCCTCGTCCGTGCTCATGCACGCGTCCACCGCGGAGAAGGTGCTGTACGCCTCCAGCACCTCCTTGCGCTGGACCTCGTCGAGTTCCCGGTCCAGCATCACCTGCTGCGAGATGGCGTTGCGGATGCGCTCGTCGAACCAGTTGCTGGCGTATCCCGTGAACCAGAGGCCGAACACGGGAAGGGCGAACAACAGAAGCGCGGGCAATACATAACCGCGCAGGACACCGGAGGCGGAAGAGGTCGTGGCCATGATCAGTGGAGAGTGGAGCCCTTATCCCACGGATGGGTTCCCGCAAACCATGGCCCCCAGGGGCCCCGGAAAACAGCCACTGGGGATTCCCGAGGAAATCCCGGTCAACGCTTCTCGAGAATCGAGCGCGGGTCGAACGTGACGCGGATGTGGGTGATGCGTCCGTGCTCGACGTGGCACCAGTTGGCCACCGGCGTGGGCGCGCCGTCGTGCGGATGAATCTCGAACCAGGTCAGCACCTCCGGGCCATCCACGAAGCGGTGCAGCACGCGCATGCGGGGTGACACCTTCCACATGCCGTTGACGAGCCCCTTCACGCAGGCCTCCGCGCCCTCCGCCGTGCCGAGCGCGCCGACGAAGCTCACCTCGGGGGCGAGCGTCCCACGCAGCTTCGCCTCGTCCTTCGTCGTCCAGGCATCGAAGTACGCCTTCACCACCTCCACGGGACTCTCCACGCTCCACCTCCTGGAATGGCCGACACGGGGGTGTGTCGGAGTCACCGTATTCATGGTCCTGGCCGCTGACAGCCCTGTGTCAGGTTTCCGCGTCCCCTGCCACGAGGCGGCCCGTCGGCGCCCGTGAAGCCAGGCACCACGCATGGCGGACGAGCGTGCCTCGTGGATGACGTGGAACTTCCACCCCAGTCAGTTCCTCGTCGTCGGGGCGGGCGCGGGCAACGAGGACATCGACGGCAACGGCGTCTCCCCTCCACCGCGCCGGGGCCCGATAACTGTCGGAGTGAGAGGGACAGGCTGGCGCCCCTCCAGCGACGATGAGGGGATTTCAGGCCCTGCTGCTCACCCCGGTGCCTTGAACGGGACAAGCTCGTCCGCCATCGGCACGGGAACTCGCGGGTCATCCAGTGCAGCGAAGAGGTCGACCCGCTGGATGGGCAACTCTCCCATGTGCTCCTCGGCCCACCGTGCCGCCGCCCCGTTGAGCGGACTCTTGATGTTGTAGCTCTGGAAGGTGATGAGTTCACCGATGCGCACGATGAGCGCCGCAAGCGACTCACCCGCGCTCCAGTGGTCTCCAATGCAGATGGCGTGCGGGGCGATGTTCGGGTGGAAGACGGGCGTCAGCATGCGGCACTGGGGCGCCTGGCGCGGATAGCCCAGCGTGAGGAACACCTCCACGAGATGCTCATCCTTGGGCACCACCTGCTCGTTCTGCATGACCAGGCCACGCACCCTGTACTCCAGTCGGTATCGTTCGGGAGGATCTCCCGAGGCCTCTCGTATCCGGATGTAGGGATGGTGACCGAAGCAGCCCTGAACCATGCGCTGGTCCGCGACCAGTCGCCGATGTCTCACGTTCATGGGAGACTCCTCTCCTCTTCGGAGGATGCTCGCACGAGCTCCCGAATGGGAGCATCCGCGTCGCGCAGCGCCTGGGCAATGGTGTCCGCGCTGATGGCGAACCCCAACCCCTCCGAGTGGTTGCGATCCATGGCCCAGGTGTTGATGCCCAGGAACACTCCGTCCATGGAGTACAGCCCCCCGCCACTGTTGCCAGGATTGACGGCCACCTGGACCTGGAAGACGCGTCCCTCGATAGCGCCCATGGGAAGGCGTCGCACCGCGGAGAGCACGCCCGTGGTGTACGTGCCGTCGAAGCCCAGCGGGTTGCCCACCGCGAACACGTCGTCCCCCACCCGCGCGTCCGCCCGCGCACTCAGCGGCATGACTTCGCCCACGCGGGACTGTCCCGAGTGCGCCTCCACCACGACCAGGTCCAGCCCCACCGGGCCACTCCAGAGCACGCGCCCCGCAACCTGCTCTCCATCGTGGAAGAGTACCCGAGGCATCGCCCCCTGGGGGCACTCGGCGACGTGGCGATTGGTCAACAGCAGCGTCCGCCCATCCCGACTCGCCACATTCACCCCCGAGCCGAGCAGACCCTCCGGGCCCTCGCACGTCAGGCGCACGTTGGCGAGCAGGGCCTGTCGGATGTGCGAGGGGGCCGACATGACCTCCAACGCGCCAGACGTGAGCATGACGGGCGGAGCCGCGAGCCGGGGGACCTTCGACGGCATGAAGAGCGCCCACCCCAGTCCTCCCGTCCACGCGATGAGTTCGACGACCCCCACCAGGAGCCCCGCCAACGCGAGTCCGAAGCCACGCGTCCCTTCACGACCGCGCAGCCGAGACAGCGCCACCGCCCCGCAGAAGATGGCTACGGGTCCCAGCAGACAGCCCGCGAGCGGCACCCCGAGGAGCGACAACGCCAGCGCTCCGGACGCCAGCGGGTCCACTCGCCGGGGGTCACCACGGGACGGAGCCGCGAGCGGGAGGGACGCACGCACGGGGAGCGGCAGGACGGCGCGCTCCACCTCCTGAAGTTCGATGCGGATACGCTCGGACTCGGGGGCACTCATGTCTCCGCACCGAAGAAGAGCCCGACAACCACGAACAGGAGCGTGGCCGCCGCCGCCACGCCAAGTCCGAGCCAGGCCATGACCCGGCGCTGGGATGGCAGCCGGCGAATCGCCGCGCGGTTGCGCAGGAACCAGACCCCGCCTACCACCAGCGCCAGCGGCGCGGTGCAGGGTACCAGCCCCGCGATGAACAGCCAGAGGGCCGTGGTCCCCACCGCCGCGCGGCGCGCCTCCACCTGCTCCTGGGTCTCCACCTCGGCGGCCGTCATCGGCTGGTCCGAGGCGAACACGGCGCCACAGTGGCGGCAGCGCAGGGCCGCGACCTTGATCTGCTGCCCGCACTCCGTGCACGCCTTCTCCTCCTGCCCCCAGTAGGCATGACCGAGCGCCGGCGGCTCTCTGGGGCCGGAGGAGGGCATGTGGAGGCAGCCATACTGCGCGCAGCCGCCATTCTCCGCCCAGCACTCGGCATGGAACGGCGCCTCGCAGGCGGGGCAGGTGCCCACCTGCTCGTCGGTCGCGATGTCCGTCTGGCAGATGCCGCAGGTGTGGCCCACGTAGGCGGCCGTGGGTCGGGGCTCGAGCGCGGACATCTCAGTCTTCCTTCAGTCGCAACACGAAGACCGTCTTGCCGATGCGCACCTGGTCGCCCGACACCAGTCGCTCGCGCGACACCCGCCTGCCATTCACATACGTCCCCGTGGGGCTGTCGCGGTCCTCCAGTTCATAGCCCTCGCCCAACGCATGGATGAGGGCATGGGAGGGCTCCACTTCCGGGTCCTTGAAGAGGTACACGTCGCTCTTGGGCGAGCTGCCCACGGTGGTGGGGCTCTTGAAGAGCACGAACTCCTTCCCCGCGAGCGGCCCGGTGAGCATCTTGATCCACGCCTCGCGCGCCGCCAGCTCCACCAGACCCGTCATCAACCCCGTCACAAACCCGATGACGCCGAAGCCCACGCCCCGGCTCAGCCAAGCCTCCCCTCCCGTGTCGAACAGCACGTTGATGGGGTCGAATAGCAGGCCGCCTATCAGCGCCCCGACCATCCCTCCCACAAGGCCGTTGACGAGCAGCTTGGAGGAGCGCAGGGCCACTCCTTGGCCGAGCCCCATCGCGGCTCCCGCCAAGGCCCAGGCCAGGCCTCTCACGGACATCTGCACCAGGAGCTGCGCCGTGGTCATCCCCTGCTCGTTCGGCTCACCCATCCCCTCCACCAGCCGGGCCCCCAGTCCATAGGCCACCTCCGCGGGGAGCGTGACCATCAGCCCCACGACCAACCCCATCCCCATCCCCACCGCGCCACACACGGCGGCCCGATGAAAGGCCCGTGACAAGAGGCCATCCGCGGCACCGATGAACAACCCGATGAACGCGGCGATGACGGCGAACACGAGGAGCCTCGTCATCGTGGCACGTCGCTCCGCCTCGGGCAGGTTCACGCCCAACCGGGCGTCCCGACTCCCCTCGGGCAGTTGGATGACCTCATAGGCGGAGACTGAGCGCTCCGCGCCCTCGCCAATCACACGCCCCTTCACGCGAACCACCTGCCCGGTGGCCAGCGTCTCCACCGCCACCACCTCGCCGTCCCGCTCGACTCGGGTCGACCAGGGGCTCACCCACACCTGAACCATCCCGATGCGCACCAGGGTGAGCTGCTGGCCGGACGGCGTGTGGTAGCCCGGGCTCACCAGCTCCACCACGCTTGCGAACTCCACCCCCTCCGTGACGAAGGGCTCGAGCACGGCCCAGCCGGAAAGCCCTCCCAACAGGCCCGCCAGCGAGAGCGCGACATAGGCGCGATAGAAGAAGCCCGTGGGCCGCTCCTCCACGCGCTCGGGAGCCGGCGCCATGCCAAACGACAGTTGCCGTGCGAGCGCCTCGTCCACCTCGGACGAGGCCAGCTCTTCGGGCGCGATGACAATCTTGTCCGCCATACCCGCCATGGGCGACCTCCTCAGCCTTTGGCCGTCTTCGTGGCGCGGCGGCGCCGCCGCGCGAAGAGCACTGTCGCCGCGACGGCCACGAGCGCCAGCACCACGCCTCCCACCAACACGAGCACGTGCGTCCGGGACGGCGAGCCTCGCGCGGCCGCCTTCGCATCGGGAGGTATCTCCGGCGGGGGGCTGGGCGCGGCCACCGTGCTGCCTGCGCTCCGCCCGCCCGCCAGCAGTTCGAGCAGCGGAACCGCCCGGCCCTGGACGTCCCGGAGCGGGACCCCCACGTAGAGCTCCCCGTTGCGATCCCTCAGGACCGTGTCGCGCTCAGGCGCGAGCTGGACGACCTCCAGCCCCAGCGCGACCCCTGTCGCCGGGTCCTGCTCGAGCAGGAGCATGTGCTGCGAGCGTCGGCGTCCCTCGGCGGAGAGTCCTGGCGCGATGACATTTCCCAGGTAGCCGTAGCCCAACGCGAGGGCGCCCGCGGCGACGACCGCGAGCATCCAGAGGGGAAACCCCTCCGGGGGACGCCTGTGCGTGGAGGCTTGGAGCGCCGTCGCGGCCCGCCCCAACGCGCTCACGGCGGCCGCCAGGTCCCCGCCCTCCCCACCGCCGGTGGACGACTCCACGGCGGCGCCCAGCGGCTTGCGCTCTCGCCCGCCCAGCCAATAGCGCCGTGCCTGCCGCAGCTCTCCAGACAGGCCATGGAAGAAACCCTCGGTACCCGCAAGCGGGTCGTACACGTAGGCGACCTGATGCGGCTGCGAGAAGAAGTTGCGATGGATGAACGTGTCCATCTCCGAGAGGAAGATGCCGAACCCCCCGTGCGTGTGGTACCAGCCGACAATCTGCGCGTCGGGGTGCTTCGCATCCATCTCGCGGTGGATGTGATTCCACGTGTCGTGGGTGAAGGTGACCTGGGCGCCCTGCTGTCTGGCGGCCTCCCCTCGAATGATGTGGGTGATGCTCAGGTAGGGGCCCCGCGCATCCTCGAGCACGCGGCCCACCAGCACGCCGCAGACCTCCACATCCGGCTCCAGCACGGCGTGGCCGATGATCTGCGCATACGGTTGCTTCTCCATCGCGATGCGCAGCTCGCCCGGTCCGGGTGTGACCTCCCCTCCGGGAAAGCCCCCCGACGTCGGCTGCTGCTTCTCCGCCTGCGCGCCTTGGCTCATACGCCCTCCTCGTCCAGCTCGCCGAGCACGCGCGCCCGGTCACCACACAGCTCGAACCCCACCACGCGCTCCCCCACGCGGCCCACCACCACGTCCCACGCCGGTACACCCAGTTGCGCCAAGGTGAGGTCCAGGAAGTCCTCGTCGCCACGCAGCCCGTGGAAGAGCCGGGGTGAGCGGCGCGCCCCACAGGCCGGGCACACGCCCTCCGCCTCCGTCACCTGTGAGAGCGACCGGAACACGCGCTCCTCACGGCCGCAGCCCGGGCACTCGAGCCCGTGGAGCAGCTCGCGGCCAAACTCGAGCACCGCTGCGGAGCCGAGCGCCGCCCGAGCCCACCCGAGCGCCTCTCGGGCGCGCACGTCCAGGGTCGAGCGCGCCACCGGCTCGATCGCCTGGAGCGGGTCGTGGCTCAGACACTCGGGATTGCGCTGGTAGCGGGTGACGTACGACTGGTGTGTCAGGCCGTCGAAGACGAACCCCGAGCCCGCGAGCGTGGGCTGGCCGTGAAGCAGCTTTACCGCCTCCTGGCACTGGATGGCGGCGATGACCGAGGCCGTGGTCGGCGTGGTTGGCACCTTGCCCTGCTCCTCGAGCTGCCGATTGAGCAAGCTGCACGAGCGACGTCGCTCGAGCAGCCGCCAGTCCTGCTCGCTCATCGTGCACTCGTAGCAGGGCCCTTCCGGTGGGGTGAACACGCGGGCGACACCGGAGAGCACCTCGATGGCACCATCAATCCAGGCCCGGCCCACCCGGTAGCAGGCGCGGTTGAGGGTCAGGCGCGCTTCACGGTTGTCCAATGCGCCGACCACCACGTCCGCCCAGCGGAAGAGCCCGAGCCCCAGGTCGTGCACCACGTTGGCGCGAAGGGGGCGGACCCGGAGGTCCGGATGAATGGCGCGCGCTCCGTCCGCCACCGCGTCCACCTTCGCCCTCCCCGCGTCGGAGGGACGGAACAGCGGCGAGCGGGAGAGGTTGGAGGTCTCCACGACGTCCATGTCCACCACCACCACCTGCCCCACGCCCAGGAGCGACAGGTTCTTGAGCACCTCGTTGCCCAGCGCCCCGGCGCCTGCCACCAGCACCCGCGCGCGGGAGAGCCGCGGCTGGTCCCACCAGTCAATCAGCTCGAAGCGACTGAAGCGCCCCTCATTCACAGACACCTTCACGAGACACGCGCCCCGGCGGTGATCTCCGGCTGGAGCCGCAGCACGTCCCCAGGCTGGACCTTCGCGTCCGCGAGCGACTGCGTGTCCAGCAGCTGCGTGCCACTGGCCTTGTGGTGGAACTTGTAGCTCATGGGCTGGCCGTCCGGGCTGTGCCGCGGAAGGTGCATCTTCTCGACCAGCACCACCAGCACGCGATTCACTGGCGCGTCGTCGGGCAGTTCGACCTGCTGTCGCTTGGCGCCCGTCGCGTCCCAGACCTCGACCGTCATCATTCCCATCGCATCGGCTCCGTGGAGGACACGCGCTACATGAAGACGCCGACGACGGAGAGCAGGACGAGGAGTCCGGTCAGCAGGGCGTTGGCCACGATTCCCACCATGGGCAGCATCGCCCCCGTGCCCCGCCCCAGGTCCCTGCTGATGAAGGACAGCGACACGCCGCCGAAGGCGCAGAGCATCGCCAGCATGCCCAGGCCGGTGGCGAAAGGCTCCTTCAGCTCTTCTCCGTACAGCACCGGGTAGAAGAAGAAGCAGCCATTCACCATCGCCGCCACGAACGCGAGCCCCAGTCCACCGACGGCGTAGAGCGTGGCCCCCTTGGGGCCTCCGGCAGCCGGGCGCAGCATGCAGGGAGGACAAACAGGCCCTGCCTCGGTGGAGAAGAGACAAACCGGGCAGTAGGCATCGCCGCAGCGCGTGCACACCTGCGGGCTCGTCACCGTAGGATGGTTGCGGCAGGTCTCCGGCAGCGTTCCGAAGCCGACCTGTTGCGGCTGTTCCAGGCTCACGGGAGCGCCCCCTTGATGCGGGCAACCATGCCCACCAGCGACATGATCAACACCGCCGGAGCGATGAGCAGCGCGGCGTTCGCCTTGCCCAGCCCGCCCACCGTGGCGTCCCTCCCAATCTCCTTGCGCGCCGTCAGTGCGGCACTGATGGCCATGGGGGCGACGATGAAGCCAAAGCAGAAGATGCCCAGGAAAGCCAGCCTCAGCGCCCGAGTGGCATCCTCAGACTCGCGCGTTATCGTCAGCGCGGATGCGGGAACAGCCATGATCTTGCATCCACCGCAGTAACGGTTGGCCTGCATGGGCACGAGGCAATTCTCACAAAACGCCTCCGCGCAGCCTGCGCATGACGCGGCAGCGGTGACGGACGGATGATTCTGACAGTGCAAGCCCCCTCCTCGACGGAGTCCGGTTATCCGGTATCCGTTCATTTCTTGTCAAGGCACGTACATTCCAGACATTCCTACACTGCGAGCAACGCCCAAACACAAGCAAGCGATGGAGCCTCGCCCCCGCGAAGAAAGAATGGGCTGAAAAGACTGCCGCGACTTGAATGGCTTTCCCATTTCACCCACAGGGCCGACTGTTCTTGCGTTTGCCCCCGAGATGATTCCCCCCAACGAGAACGCACATACTCGGACGCAGCGACGGCAAGGGATGGCCTCCCGACGCCAACGTCCTCGGTACCTGACAGAACTGTCTTCCCGAGCGCCCCTCGAACCGACGTTCCGGACTTCGCGGACAGGGAGCCAATGTAGGCCCCTGAGGGCTATCGCCGATGTTGTCCTGACAGGGGGTTACCTCCGCCACTCCGCGGGCACGTTCTTCTCGGTGGCGTAGCGCTCGAGCTCGGAGAGCTGCTGGCTCGCCAGCTTCAGCTCCGCCTCCACCTCTTGCTGGCGCCGCGCCACGGGCTTGCCCGAAGCCTCGTCCTGACGCAGGCGCGTGCGCTCCTCCTCGAAGCGGGCGACACGCGCCCGGGCCTTGCCGAAGGACGTGCGCCACCGCTCCTCCTCGTCGCGCGACTGCGTCCCCACGAGGCGCTGCTTGAAGCGCTCGCGCTCCCAGCGCTGGATGCCCGCGGGGTTCCGGTTCCACGTCTCCCGGGCGTCGCGCACGTCCTTGAGTGACACCTCGAGGCGCTCCAGGTCCTCACCACTCCCCTGCCCCGCCTTCAGCGACGCCGTGCCCGTCGCCGGCAGCACGCAGGTCTCCACGGGCAGTCGCGCGCCTCCGATGTGGATGCCCCGGGTGAGCCCCTTCGAGAGGAACCAGCGCAGCCGCCGCGAGTCCTCCTGCGCCGCCAGGGACTGGCTCAGCGGCCGCCAGTCCTCGAACTCCAGGTCCAGCGTGCACGTCTTCCCCTCCGCCTCCAGCTCCATGCGGCGCTTGAGCGCCGTGGGTGGCGAATCGAACCGCTCGAGGACCAGCACCACGAGCCCCAGTCCGTCGACCCGCTGCACCGAGAGGAGCACCTGCTGCTCGGTGTCCACCTGGAAGCGCTGCACCTCGCGCGACTCGTCGCGAGCCACACGCTCGAGCAGCTGCTTCCAGCGCTCCGTGGACTCGGGCGTGGTGGGCACGGGGAAGAGCTTGCTCGCGTAGGCGATGGGCAGCGCCAACCCCAGGCCATCCGAGTTCTCGATCTTCATCGAGACGACGCCCACCACTTCACCCTGGCCATTCAACAGCGGCCCGCCACTGTTGCCGGGGTTCACCGAGGCGTTGAACTGCACGTAGCCCGTCCCCAGGTACTGGCGGCCCACGTAGCCCACCTTCCCCTCGTGCACGGTGAAGTCCAGCCCCTTGGGGCTGCCGATGAAGACGAGCGGGTCTCCAGGCTCCAGGCGCGTGACGTCGCCCAACGGCAGCGGCGCGGCCTTCGCGCCCACGACGCGAACGGTGGCGAGGTCCAGGTCCACGTCGGTGGCCACCGTCTCGCCGAGCAGCTCGCGTCCATCCGCGAGCACCGCCGTCATCATCTTGCCCGGAGGGCACACCACGTGCTCGTTGGTCAGCACCAGCTCCGGGTCCACGAAGAAGCCGGAGCCCGTCTTGTTCCCGCACCGCAGCGTCAACGTGCTCGGCCCCGCGCGGCGGGAGATCTCCGCGGTGGAGAGGGCCACGGGCCCCGCGGCCTTCTCACCCTGAGGCGCCTCACCCGAGGCGAGGGCGAGGACCTCCGAGCGCGTCTGCGCGAAGCGCGGAGACCGGGCCGCCCAGACGCCCAACCCCACGGCGGCCAGGAGCAGCAGCCCGAGGAGCGCGCGACGGCCCCCATTCGAGGGCGCCTCGGCGATGACCGCCACCTCCACGAAGGGGCGAAGGTCCGCGCGGGCGCCCTGGGCGCGGAGCACCGTCAGGAGCTTCTCCGCGAAGGCGCGAAAGACACCGTGGGCCAGGGGCGCGCCGGCCCTGGCGAGCAGGCTTCGGGCTTCGGTGAACGAGGGAGCGGGCGGGCCCAGTTGAGCGATGGCACGGGCCAGCGCGAAGCGTGCCCGCTCATCCGCCACCGCGTCCCGCAGCACCACATCGACCCGGAGGCTGGCGCCGCACACACACCGCGCCACGTTCCCCGCATCCGGCGCACCACACCGGAGGCACCTCAGCTCGACAGACTCCGACATTCCCGCGCTCCCCCAGCAACAGCCCGTGGCTCCTGGCGCGCGTGCGTCCTCCGCGAGGTCGACGGCGCCTGCCCATCATGCCTCCGAACGCGCGCGACGTCCCGCCCTCGTGCGCCCCCCACTCCGGAAGGCCTCGCGTCTTCGCGAAGCCAGGGGTCGAACCCGCGGTGGGATTGGGCTTCAGGAACCATCCGTGCGTGGCTACGCTCTCGCCCGCCTGAGGCATGGCGGGACATGGCGTGATGGACCCCACGGGAATCGGCGTCGCGGACATCGAGCGTCGGCGCGTGCTGGACCCCGATGGCGACAACATGGAGGCCCTCCATCGGGAGCGCTGAGCTCGCCTTCGCTTCAGCATGCGAAGCCGTGGGAGCCGAGCGTCACCCAGGGCTGCGGCGTCGGGGCGTCTCCGAGGGCATGTCACGCCATGGGGGCCTGCAGGGGCACAGGCCTCGGCAGGGCCGAACAGCGGGCTGTCGGCGCCCTCCTCCACCAGCACGAAGAACTCACGGCGCTCGGGAGGGTGGAAGTGCGCATGCCGTGAGCCTGGGGGCCACGGTTCCTCACGAGACTCTTCGCTGAAGACTCACACGCGGGCCCGTACCTCAAACACACACGTCTGGCATAGACTGCGCGCCGTGCTCGAACCCTCGCAGTCCGACCTCACCGCGATGGAAGTGGCGACGCTGCGCGGCCTCGCGGAGCAGGCGGTGCTCGCCCATCAGGGAGAGACCACGCTCGACGTGGAGACCTTGAGCGCGCGACTGCGCGAGGTGGCCCACCGAGGTGGGCCGCCCGAGCTGGGCACGGTGCTGTGGGAACTCCTGAGCTCCGGCACCCTGACGACGGTGCGGGACCGGAAGGGACGCTCCTGCCGGGCGCTCGCGGTGAAGGCGCTGCTCAAGCTCGATGGCCCCGAGGCACGGCGCCTGACACCCGAGGACCTCACCTTCGGGCGCACTCCCGCCCTGGCACCGCCGCGATGGGTCCTCGTCGTCTCGGCCGCGCTCACGACGCTGGGGGGCCTGGGCACCGTGGTGGTGAGCCTGGTCGGCCACACCATGGTGAGCCTCGCCTTCCACGGCCCCCTCATCCCCCCCTTTCCCCAGTTCCTGGCGGCACTCGTCGGGGGCCTGACAGCCTGGCGAGCCCTCAAGCTGGTCATCGCCCCAGAAGCTCGCCCTGCGGACCTCCGGGCGCTGCTGCTGCTCGCCGCCGCGGGCGCGCTCCTCGTCACCCTGGAGATACCCGCCAGGATGGAGGGAGGGCCCGACGGCCTGTTTTCCCCGGTGCTCGCCGCGCTCCCAGCGGCCCTGACGGCGGTCTTCTTCCGAGCCTCCGGCATCCCTTTCAGGGACAACGCGTGAGCCCCCCACGCGCCGGTATTCGTCGACCCTCGAGGCCGCCTGTGAGAAGGTGCCCGGGCCTCACACAACCCAAGGGTGCAGCACACCGCTGCAGGACAGTGGATGGTCGGGCCGCCATC
Encoded here:
- a CDS encoding S1C family serine protease, encoding MSESVELRCLRCGAPDAGNVARCVCGASLRVDVVLRDAVADERARFALARAIAQLGPPAPSFTEARSLLARAGAPLAHGVFRAFAEKLLTVLRAQGARADLRPFVEVAVIAEAPSNGGRRALLGLLLLAAVGLGVWAARSPRFAQTRSEVLALASGEAPQGEKAAGPVALSTAEISRRAGPSTLTLRCGNKTGSGFFVDPELVLTNEHVVCPPGKMMTAVLADGRELLGETVATDVDLDLATVRVVGAKAAPLPLGDVTRLEPGDPLVFIGSPKGLDFTVHEGKVGYVGRQYLGTGYVQFNASVNPGNSGGPLLNGQGEVVGVVSMKIENSDGLGLALPIAYASKLFPVPTTPESTERWKQLLERVARDESREVQRFQVDTEQQVLLSVQRVDGLGLVVLVLERFDSPPTALKRRMELEAEGKTCTLDLEFEDWRPLSQSLAAQEDSRRLRWFLSKGLTRGIHIGGARLPVETCVLPATGTASLKAGQGSGEDLERLEVSLKDVRDARETWNRNPAGIQRWERERFKQRLVGTQSRDEEERWRTSFGKARARVARFEEERTRLRQDEASGKPVARRQQEVEAELKLASQQLSELERYATEKNVPAEWRR
- a CDS encoding EsaB/YukD family protein, with translation MGMMTVEVWDATGAKRQQVELPDDAPVNRVLVVLVEKMHLPRHSPDGQPMSYKFHHKASGTQLLDTQSLADAKVQPGDVLRLQPEITAGARVS
- a CDS encoding ThiF family adenylyltransferase — encoded protein: MNEGRFSRFELIDWWDQPRLSRARVLVAGAGALGNEVLKNLSLLGVGQVVVVDMDVVETSNLSRSPLFRPSDAGRAKVDAVADGARAIHPDLRVRPLRANVVHDLGLGLFRWADVVVGALDNREARLTLNRACYRVGRAWIDGAIEVLSGVARVFTPPEGPCYECTMSEQDWRLLERRRSCSLLNRQLEEQGKVPTTPTTASVIAAIQCQEAVKLLHGQPTLAGSGFVFDGLTHQSYVTRYQRNPECLSHDPLQAIEPVARSTLDVRAREALGWARAALGSAAVLEFGRELLHGLECPGCGREERVFRSLSQVTEAEGVCPACGARRSPRLFHGLRGDEDFLDLTLAQLGVPAWDVVVGRVGERVVGFELCGDRARVLGELDEEGV